From Pseudomonas sp. G2-4:
CGGCGGCCAGGTGCGCCACGGCGCTGCAACCGGCCATGGCCCGGGCGACCAGCGCCGCATCGGCGACGTCGCCTTCGATCAGCTCGACAGCGGGGTTGTCCAGCGGCAGGTTGCTGCGCTTGCCGGTGGACAGGTCATCGAGGATGCGTACCGAATGTCCCTTGGCAAGCAGAGCGTCAGTCAGGTGCGAACCAATGAAACCCGCACCGCCGGTGATTAAAACAGGGCCTTCAGCCATGACGATAAAACCTATCCAGTAAGCTCGGGAGCGCCGCGCGCCAGGCGCGGGGCTTGATCCCGAAAGTGTGCAGTATTTTCTTGCAGGCCAGTACCGCGTGCTGCGGCTCTTCCGCGGCGTCCGGCCGTGCAGCGTGAGCCTGGGGCGTGGGTGCCTCGACCGCCAGGGGATGGAGGGCGCGGGCTTCGGTGAGGATCGCCTGGCCCAGGGCCAACGGCGTGGTCGCCTCGTGCCCGGCGTAATGGTAGGTGCCCCACAGCGGAGCGGCGCAATCGAGTTGCTTGAGTACGGAGATGATCACCCGTGCGGCATCGTCCACCGGCGTCGGATTGCCCCGACGGTCATCGGCCAGCAACAGCTCTTCGGGCTGTTCGGCCCGGGCCAGGAAACGTCCGAGAATGCCGTCGGCGCTGTCGTCCAGCAGCCAGCCGAAACGCAGCAGCACATGTTGCGGGCAGGTGGCGCGCACGCTTTGCTCGATCCGCCACAATGCCTGGCCACGCAGGCCCAGGGGCACGGGCTCGTCTTTTTCGCTGTAGGCGGTGGCACGGGAACCATCGAACACCCGATAGCTGGACGGTTGCAGCAAGACGATGTTGTGATGCTGGCACAGCTCGGCCAGGCGCTCGACAGCCCGCTCCTGGCTGGCCAGGCGCGGCTCGCTGACGGCCTCGGCCTGGAACCAGTCGAAGTAGTACGCCAGGTTGATCAAGGCGTCCGGCCGGGTGTCGTCGAGCAACTGAGTCAGGCTCGCGGCATCCCAACCGTCTTCGGGGGGGCGGGGGGCAAGAAAACCGATGTCTTCTTCTGCACCGAGGCGAATCAGCGCCTGCCCGAGGGCATTCCCGCCGCCCAGTAACATAAGGCGCATTCGCATAAAGTCAGCAGGCCCAGTCTGTTGGCACAAGAATTTGGTCGACAACGCCCGCAGGCGTTGTCGGAATCGTTGCATTTTGCGGGTTTAGTGCGCAACCGTCATCCGTAAAGTGTGGATCCGGCATTTGCGTTGTCCTTTATGGCCTCTTCGCGAGCAGGCTCGCTCCCACAGGTGACGGGTTTCTTCAGATGAAATGCGATCAAATGTGGGAGCGAGCCTGCTCGCGATGAGGCCCTGACAGGCGACAGAGGTCTCAGACGATACTTGCATCCTCCCCTCCTCGCCCGCATAAACTGCCCCCATGAATCTGCCTCTTGCAGCCGACCACGCCATGGCAGGCTTTCACCCTGCCGTTCGCGCCTGGTTCAGCCAGACCTTCCCTGCGGTCACCGCCGCCCAGGCCCAGGCGTGGCCGTTGATCGGCCAGCGCCGTTCGACCCTGGTGGCGGCGCCCACCGGCTCGGGCAAGACCCTGACCGCATTTCTCGCCGTACTCGACGACCTCGTGCACCGCGGCCTGGAACAGGGCGGCCTGCCGGACCAGACCCTGGTGGTCTACGTCTCGCCGCTCAAGGCGCTGAGCAACGACATCCAGATCAACCTGCAAAACCCGCTGGCCGGCATTACCGAACAACTGCGGCAAATGCACCTGCCGCCCCTGCACATCACCACCGCCGTGCGCACCGGCGACACGCCGCAGAAAGAACGCACGGCGATGCGCAAGACCGCGCCGCACATCCTGGTGACCACCCCCGAATCGCTCTACGTGCTGCTCGGCTCTGATTCCGGCCGGCAGATGCTCGCCAGCACCCGCACGGTGATCGTCGACGAAATCCACGCCATCGCCGCCAGCAAGCGCGGCAGTCACCTGGCCTTGAGCCTGGAACGCCTGCAAGCCCTGTGCGCCGAACCGCTGGTGCGCATTGGCCTGTCGGCCACGCAAAAACCCATCGAAGCGGTGTCGCGCTTCCTCGTGGGCAGTGGGCGTACCTGTGAAATCGTCGACATCGGCCACGCCCGGCCCCGGGACCTGGACCTGGACATCGAGGTGCCGCCGGTGCCGCTCTCGGCGGTAATGGCCAATGACGTCTGGGAGCTGGTCTACAACCGCCTCGCCGACCTGGCCCGGGAACATCGCACCACCCTGGTCTTCGTCAACACCCGGCGCCTGGCCGAACGCCTGAGCCGGCATTTGAGCGAGCGCCTGGGCAAGGACGCCGTGGCGGCCCATCACGGCAGCCTGGCCAAGGAGTTTCGTCTCGATGCCGAACAACGCCTCAAGCGCGGCGAATTGCAGGTATTGATCGCCACCGCGTCGCTGGAGCTGGGCATCGATATCGGTGACGTCGACCTGGTGTGCCAGATCGCCTCGCCCCGCTCGATCTCGGCCTTTCTGCAAAGAGTTGGGCGCTCCGGGCACCAGGTCGGCGGCACGCCCAAGGGCCGCCTGTTCGCCACCACCCGCGACGATCTGATCGAGTGCGCCGCTCTGCTCGACTGCGTGCGCCGTGGCGAACTCGACATCCTGCACATCCCCAAGGCGCCACTGGACGTATTGGCCCAGCAGATCGTCGCCGAGGTCAGTTGCCAGGAATGGCAGGAACAGGCGCTACTGGAAACCTTCCGCCGCGCGTCGCCCTACGCGGAACTGGATGAAGGGCATTACCAAGCGTTGTTGCAGATGCTTGCCGAAGGCCTCAACGGTCGCCAGGGCGTGCGCAGTGCCTACCTGCACCGGGACGCCGTGACCCGCACCTTGCGCGGACGCCGGGGCAGCAAGCTGACCGCCGTGACCAGCGGCGGCACCATCCCGGACAACGCCGACTACAGCGTATTGCTCGAACCCCAGGGCCTGAATATCGGCAGCGTCAACGAAGACTTCGCGGTGGAAAGCATTGCCGGCGACGTATTCCAGCTGGGCAACACCTCCTACCGCATCATTCGCGTCGAAACCGGCCGCGTGCGGGTCGAGGATGCCCAGGGCCAGCCGCCGACCATCCCGTTCTGGCTCGGTGAAGCCCCGGGTCGCAGCGCTGAGTTGTCCCTGGCCGTGGCGCGCTTGCAAGCCCAGCTTGATCAACTGCTTGGCGCCACGCCGGGCAATCTGCAACCGGCCCTGGATTGGCTGACCGGCACCTTGCAGTTAAATCTGGCCAGCGCCGAACAATTGGTGGATTACCTGGCGCCGGCACGCCTGGCTTTCGGCGCCCTGCCGTCCCAGGACACGCTGCTGATGGAGCGGTTCTTCGACGAGTCCGGCGGCACGCAACTGATCATCCACACGCCGTTCGGCAGCCGCATCAACCGCGCCTGGGGCCTGGCCTTGCGCAAGCGTTTCTGCCGCACTTTCAATTTCGAGCTGCAAGCCGCCGCCAGCGAAGACGCCATCGTGCTGTCGCTGTCCACCAGCCACAGCTTCGAGCTGGACGAGGTCTGGCGTTACCTCAACAGCCACAGCGCCGAACAGATCCTGATCCAGGCCGTACTGGATGCGCCGCTGTTCGGCGTGCGCTGGCGCTGGAACGCTGGCGTGGCCCTGGCCTTGCCGCGTTATGCGGGCGGGCGCAAAGTTGCTCCGCAGATCCAGCGGATGAAAAGCGAAGACCTGATCGCCAGTGTGTTTCCCGACCAGATCGCCTGCCTGGAGAACCTCGCCGGCGAGCGTGAAATCCCCGACCATCCGTTGGTGGAACAAACCCTCGACGATTGCCTGCACGAGGCCATGGACAGCGAAGGCTGGCTGACGCTGTTGCGGCGCATGGAAGCCGGCGAGATTCGCCTGATCAGCCGCGACCTGCCGGCGCCCTCGCCCCTGGCGGCGGAAATCCTCAGCGCCCGGCCCTACACCTTTCTCGACGACGCGCCGCTGGAAGAACGCCGCACCCAGGCGGTGATCAATCGGCGCTGGAGCGATCCACAGTCCACCGACGACTTGGGCGCGCTGGACGCCGAGGCCATCCAGTCGGTCCGGGACGAAGCCTGGCCGAGCCCGGCC
This genomic window contains:
- a CDS encoding sugar nucleotide-binding protein; the encoded protein is MRMRLMLLGGGNALGQALIRLGAEEDIGFLAPRPPEDGWDAASLTQLLDDTRPDALINLAYYFDWFQAEAVSEPRLASQERAVERLAELCQHHNIVLLQPSSYRVFDGSRATAYSEKDEPVPLGLRGQALWRIEQSVRATCPQHVLLRFGWLLDDSADGILGRFLARAEQPEELLLADDRRGNPTPVDDAARVIISVLKQLDCAAPLWGTYHYAGHEATTPLALGQAILTEARALHPLAVEAPTPQAHAARPDAAEEPQHAVLACKKILHTFGIKPRAWRAALPSLLDRFYRHG
- a CDS encoding DEAD/DEAH box helicase → MNLPLAADHAMAGFHPAVRAWFSQTFPAVTAAQAQAWPLIGQRRSTLVAAPTGSGKTLTAFLAVLDDLVHRGLEQGGLPDQTLVVYVSPLKALSNDIQINLQNPLAGITEQLRQMHLPPLHITTAVRTGDTPQKERTAMRKTAPHILVTTPESLYVLLGSDSGRQMLASTRTVIVDEIHAIAASKRGSHLALSLERLQALCAEPLVRIGLSATQKPIEAVSRFLVGSGRTCEIVDIGHARPRDLDLDIEVPPVPLSAVMANDVWELVYNRLADLAREHRTTLVFVNTRRLAERLSRHLSERLGKDAVAAHHGSLAKEFRLDAEQRLKRGELQVLIATASLELGIDIGDVDLVCQIASPRSISAFLQRVGRSGHQVGGTPKGRLFATTRDDLIECAALLDCVRRGELDILHIPKAPLDVLAQQIVAEVSCQEWQEQALLETFRRASPYAELDEGHYQALLQMLAEGLNGRQGVRSAYLHRDAVTRTLRGRRGSKLTAVTSGGTIPDNADYSVLLEPQGLNIGSVNEDFAVESIAGDVFQLGNTSYRIIRVETGRVRVEDAQGQPPTIPFWLGEAPGRSAELSLAVARLQAQLDQLLGATPGNLQPALDWLTGTLQLNLASAEQLVDYLAPARLAFGALPSQDTLLMERFFDESGGTQLIIHTPFGSRINRAWGLALRKRFCRTFNFELQAAASEDAIVLSLSTSHSFELDEVWRYLNSHSAEQILIQAVLDAPLFGVRWRWNAGVALALPRYAGGRKVAPQIQRMKSEDLIASVFPDQIACLENLAGEREIPDHPLVEQTLDDCLHEAMDSEGWLTLLRRMEAGEIRLISRDLPAPSPLAAEILSARPYTFLDDAPLEERRTQAVINRRWSDPQSTDDLGALDAEAIQSVRDEAWPSPANLDEMHEALMSLACIADSEASAHVPWLDWLQRLAETGRASHVQISAERGLWVALERLTCLQAVYPQAQWQPPLTPLAGFDEAWDGDEAMVEVLRARLSAFGPLPLKAIAYPLGLSTSQVTQALAHLEQQGYVLRGRFTPGTGQEEWCERHLLARIHRYTVKRLRREIEPVMLQDFMRFLFDWQHLSPSTQGRGSAVLPSIISQFEGYPAAASAWDSDLLPARIKDYSPSWLDELCRSGKLVWTRLSARQKLSASALRSTPVVLLPRSQVALWSSLAEQTPISELSLKTQKVHQALSEHGALFFDELLHEAHLLRSELEIALQELVGAGLVNADSFAGLRALITPASKRQARSSRRGRGAFVGGMDDAGRWALLRRSAPTPVDGNRPASTPPETLEHIAMTLLRRYGVVFWRLLEREADWLPSWRELLRTFHRLEARGEIRGGRFVSGLAGEQFALPEAIPLLREVRRRPTDSSLVAVCGVDPLNLAGTLLPGTKVPALASNRLVYRDGLPVAAQIAGKQQVWVELDGLGMTEVRNKLIQKG